The Streptomyces sp. P9-A4 genome contains a region encoding:
- a CDS encoding SCO1417 family MocR-like transcription factor — MAQWTSAVGPAQLARQLQAQQPRPAGPGARKPPAYRALADGIRLLVLEGRVPVAARLPAERELAVALTVSRTTVAAAYEALRSEGFLESRRGAGSWTAVPAGNPLPARGLEPLPPEALGSMIDLGCAALPAPEPWLTRGVQGALEELPPYAHTHGDYPAGLPALRQMLADRYTARGIPTMPEQIMVTTGAMGAMDAICHLFAGRGERIAVESPSYANILQLMREAGARLVPVAMSEGLGSWDLGRWRQVLRDAAPRLAYVVADFHNPTGALADEDQRRQLVEAARSAGTVLVVDETMTELHLDDDVDMPRPVCAFDPAGSTVLTVGSASKAFWAGMRIGWVRAAPDVIRSLVAARAYADLGTPVLEQLGVNWLMRTGGWEEAVALRRDQARENRDALVTAVRRELPEWEFSVPRGGLTLWVRTGGLSGSRLAEAGERVGVRVPSGPRFGVDGAFEGFVRLPFTVGGPVADEAAARLAAAARLVESGAGGGAEPPRSFVA; from the coding sequence ATGGCCCAGTGGACTTCGGCGGTAGGACCGGCTCAGCTCGCCCGGCAGCTCCAGGCACAGCAGCCCAGGCCCGCCGGACCCGGCGCCCGCAAGCCCCCCGCCTACCGGGCCCTCGCCGACGGCATCCGTCTGCTCGTCCTGGAGGGCCGGGTCCCGGTCGCCGCCCGGCTGCCCGCCGAGCGGGAACTTGCCGTCGCCCTCACGGTCAGCCGTACGACGGTGGCCGCCGCCTACGAGGCGCTCCGCTCCGAGGGCTTCCTGGAGTCACGGCGGGGAGCCGGCAGCTGGACCGCCGTCCCGGCCGGGAACCCGCTTCCCGCGCGCGGACTCGAACCGCTGCCCCCGGAGGCCCTCGGCTCGATGATCGACCTGGGCTGCGCCGCGCTGCCCGCGCCCGAACCCTGGCTCACCCGGGGCGTCCAGGGCGCCCTGGAGGAGCTGCCGCCCTACGCCCACACGCACGGGGACTACCCGGCGGGACTGCCCGCGCTGCGGCAGATGCTCGCCGACCGCTACACGGCGCGGGGCATCCCCACCATGCCCGAGCAGATCATGGTCACGACCGGGGCGATGGGCGCCATGGACGCCATCTGTCATCTCTTCGCCGGACGCGGTGAGCGGATCGCCGTCGAGTCCCCCTCGTACGCGAACATCCTCCAGCTGATGCGGGAGGCCGGTGCCCGGCTCGTCCCCGTCGCCATGTCCGAGGGCCTCGGGAGCTGGGACCTGGGCCGCTGGCGCCAGGTGCTGCGGGACGCGGCACCCCGCCTCGCGTACGTGGTGGCCGACTTCCACAACCCGACCGGCGCGCTCGCCGACGAGGACCAGCGCCGGCAGCTGGTGGAGGCGGCCCGCTCGGCCGGGACGGTCCTCGTCGTCGACGAGACCATGACCGAGCTGCATCTCGACGACGACGTGGACATGCCCCGCCCGGTCTGCGCCTTCGACCCGGCGGGCTCCACCGTCCTGACGGTCGGCTCGGCCAGCAAGGCCTTCTGGGCCGGCATGCGCATCGGCTGGGTCAGGGCGGCGCCCGACGTGATCCGTTCCCTGGTGGCCGCGCGCGCGTACGCGGACCTCGGCACCCCCGTCCTGGAGCAGCTGGGCGTGAACTGGCTGATGCGGACGGGCGGCTGGGAGGAGGCGGTGGCCCTCCGCCGCGACCAGGCGAGGGAGAACCGGGACGCGCTCGTCACGGCGGTGCGCAGGGAGCTGCCCGAGTGGGAGTTCTCGGTGCCGCGCGGCGGTCTGACCCTCTGGGTCCGCACCGGCGGCCTCTCCGGCTCCCGGCTGGCCGAGGCGGGGGAGCGGGTCGGCGTCCGTGTCCCCTCGGGCCCGCGCTTCGGCGTGGACGGGGCCTTCGAGGGCTTCGTGCGGCTGCCCTTCACGGTCGGCGGCCCGGTCGCGGACGAGGCCGCCGCCCGACTGGCCGCAGCGGCCCGGCTGGTCGAGTCGGGCGCGGGCGGTGGGGCCGAACCGCCTCGGTCCTTCGTGGCGTAG
- a CDS encoding glycerophosphodiester phosphodiesterase, translating into MTRVRHPYLDHPSPLPFAHRGGTANGLENTAAAFRRAAAAGYRYFETDVHTTSDGALVAFHDATLDRVTDVSGRIRDLPWDAVREARVAGEEPLPLFADLLEEFPEARWNVDLKAESALLPLIDLIRRTNAWDRVCVGSFTEARVARAQRLAGPRLATSYGVRGVIGLRLRSLGIPAALRAGAVAAQVPERQGGIPVVDRRFVREAHARGLQVHVWTVNDPARMHSLLDLGVDGIMTDQLETLRSVLTERGVWV; encoded by the coding sequence GTGACTCGCGTACGCCACCCCTATCTCGACCATCCCTCACCCCTCCCGTTCGCCCACCGCGGCGGCACGGCGAACGGCCTGGAGAACACCGCGGCCGCCTTCCGCCGGGCCGCCGCCGCGGGCTACCGCTACTTCGAGACCGATGTGCACACGACCTCGGACGGGGCGCTCGTGGCCTTCCACGACGCGACCCTCGACCGCGTGACGGACGTCTCGGGCCGGATCCGCGACCTGCCCTGGGACGCGGTGCGGGAGGCCCGTGTGGCGGGTGAGGAACCGCTGCCGCTCTTCGCGGACCTCCTGGAGGAGTTCCCCGAGGCCCGCTGGAACGTGGACCTCAAGGCCGAGTCGGCCCTGCTCCCGCTGATCGACCTGATCCGGAGGACCAACGCCTGGGACCGGGTCTGCGTGGGCTCCTTCACCGAGGCCCGGGTGGCGCGGGCTCAGCGCCTCGCCGGCCCCCGGCTCGCCACCTCGTACGGGGTGCGCGGGGTGATCGGGCTGCGGCTGCGTTCGCTCGGCATCCCGGCGGCGCTGCGGGCCGGGGCCGTGGCGGCGCAGGTGCCGGAGCGGCAGGGCGGCATCCCGGTCGTGGACCGGCGGTTCGTCCGGGAGGCGCACGCGCGCGGGCTCCAGGTCCATGTGTGGACGGTCAACGATCCGGCCCGGATGCACTCTCTCCTCGACCTGGGCGTGGATGGCATCATGACCGATCAACTGGAGACGCTGCGCTCGGTGCTGACCGAGCGGGGTGTGTGGGTCTGA
- the fxsA gene encoding FxsA family membrane protein: MTTGAPPPLAPKRSRARKYLPLGIAAWLVLEIWLLTVVANAAGGLTVLALLVGGAVLGAAVVKRAGRRAFANLTSTFQQAQAAAQTGAMPGAPERTGAEDRNGFLMLGGLLLMIPGLLSDAVGLLLLVPPVRSFLGRYAERAVERRMSAAPPGSLQDAFQQARMHRPDGKVVQGEVVREDGAQGPRRADEPRPPLMP; this comes from the coding sequence ATGACGACCGGCGCACCGCCTCCCCTCGCCCCCAAGCGCTCACGCGCGCGCAAGTACCTTCCGCTCGGCATCGCCGCCTGGCTGGTCCTGGAGATCTGGCTGCTCACGGTGGTGGCGAACGCGGCGGGCGGGCTCACCGTCCTCGCCCTGCTCGTCGGCGGCGCCGTACTCGGTGCCGCCGTCGTCAAGCGGGCCGGCCGGCGTGCCTTCGCCAACCTCACCTCGACCTTCCAGCAGGCCCAGGCCGCGGCGCAGACGGGCGCGATGCCCGGCGCACCGGAGCGCACCGGCGCCGAGGACCGCAACGGCTTCCTGATGCTCGGCGGTCTGCTCCTGATGATCCCCGGGCTGCTCTCGGACGCGGTCGGTCTGCTCCTGCTCGTCCCGCCGGTCCGCTCCTTCCTCGGGCGGTACGCCGAGAGGGCCGTCGAGCGCCGGATGAGCGCCGCGCCGCCCGGCAGCCTCCAGGACGCCTTTCAGCAGGCCCGGATGCACCGGCCGGACGGAAAGGTCGTGCAGGGCGAGGTCGTTCGCGAGGACGGCGCCCAGGGCCCCCGCCGGGCCGACGAGCCCCGGCCGCCGCTGATGCCCTGA
- a CDS encoding amidohydrolase, producing MSESMPAASPAEHRTVLLRGGEVHSPADPFATAMVVERGHVAWVGSEGAADAFASGVDEVVDLEGALVTPAFVDAHVHTTATGFALTGLDLSSAASLTEAAEMIRAHAAARPEDRILVGHGWDASRWPERRPLTRTELDGLAGGRPLYLTRIDVHSAVVTTALLDLVPGVRDLDGFHDGERPLTGDAHHAVRAAAFGAVSARQRTEAQRAARGRAASLGIGTLHECGGPQISSEEDFTGLLDLAREEAGPRVVGYWADLDVERARALGALGAAGDLFADGSLGSHTACLHEPYADHADAAHTGAAHLDATAVALHVVACTEAGLQAGFHAIGDAAVTAVVEGVRAAAEKLGLARIRAARHRVEHVEMLTPETIAAFAELGLTASVQPAFDALWGGDEGMYADRLGVERARTLNPYAALLRAGVPLAFGSDSPVTPLDPWGTVRAAAFHRTPEHRISARAAFTAHTRGGWRAVGRDDAGTLVPGAPADYAVWRTEELVVQAPDDRVARWSTDPRSGTPGLPDLSPGADLPVCLRTVVHGQTVFVRPNE from the coding sequence ATGAGTGAGTCCATGCCTGCCGCATCTCCCGCCGAACACCGCACCGTGCTGCTGCGCGGCGGGGAAGTCCACAGCCCCGCCGACCCCTTCGCCACCGCCATGGTCGTGGAGCGCGGGCACGTCGCCTGGGTGGGCTCGGAGGGCGCGGCCGACGCGTTCGCCTCCGGCGTGGACGAGGTGGTCGACCTGGAGGGCGCGCTCGTCACCCCGGCGTTCGTCGACGCGCACGTGCACACCACCGCCACCGGTTTCGCCCTCACCGGGCTCGACCTGTCCTCGGCCGCCTCGCTCACCGAGGCGGCGGAGATGATCCGCGCCCACGCCGCCGCCCGCCCCGAGGACCGCATTCTCGTCGGCCACGGCTGGGACGCCTCCCGGTGGCCCGAGCGCCGACCTCTCACCCGTACCGAACTCGACGGACTCGCCGGCGGCCGGCCGCTCTATCTCACCCGGATCGACGTCCACTCGGCCGTCGTCACCACCGCCCTCCTCGACCTGGTCCCCGGCGTCCGCGACCTCGACGGCTTCCACGACGGAGAGCGGCCGCTGACCGGGGACGCCCACCACGCCGTGCGCGCCGCGGCCTTCGGCGCCGTCTCCGCCCGCCAGCGCACCGAGGCCCAGCGCGCCGCCCGAGGCCGCGCCGCCTCCCTGGGCATCGGCACCCTGCACGAGTGCGGCGGCCCGCAGATCTCCTCCGAGGAGGACTTCACCGGCCTCCTGGACCTGGCCCGCGAGGAGGCCGGGCCCCGCGTCGTCGGCTACTGGGCCGACCTCGACGTCGAGCGGGCGCGCGCCCTCGGGGCCCTCGGCGCCGCCGGGGACCTGTTCGCCGACGGCTCCCTCGGCTCCCACACGGCCTGCCTCCACGAGCCGTACGCGGACCACGCCGACGCCGCCCACACGGGCGCCGCCCATCTGGACGCGACCGCCGTCGCCCTCCATGTCGTGGCCTGCACCGAGGCCGGCCTCCAGGCGGGCTTCCACGCCATCGGGGACGCCGCCGTGACCGCCGTCGTCGAGGGCGTCAGGGCCGCCGCGGAGAAGCTCGGCCTGGCCAGGATCCGGGCGGCCCGGCACCGCGTCGAGCACGTCGAGATGCTCACCCCGGAGACGATCGCCGCCTTCGCCGAGCTGGGTCTCACCGCCTCGGTGCAGCCCGCCTTCGACGCGCTCTGGGGCGGCGACGAGGGCATGTACGCCGACCGGCTCGGCGTCGAGCGGGCCCGCACCCTCAACCCGTACGCGGCCCTGCTGCGCGCCGGTGTGCCGCTGGCCTTCGGCTCCGACAGCCCGGTGACCCCGCTCGACCCCTGGGGCACCGTCCGGGCCGCCGCCTTCCACCGCACCCCCGAGCACCGGATCTCCGCCCGGGCCGCCTTCACCGCCCACACCAGGGGCGGCTGGCGGGCGGTGGGCCGGGACGACGCCGGGACGCTGGTCCCCGGCGCCCCCGCCGACTACGCGGTCTGGCGCACCGAGGAACTCGTCGTCCAGGCACCCGACGACCGGGTGGCCCGCTGGTCCACCGACCCGCGCTCCGGTACGCCCGGTCTGCCCGATCTGTCGCCCGGCGCCGATCTCCCGGTCTGCCTCCGCACGGTCGTGCACGGGCAGACGGTGTTCGTACGGCCGAACGAGTGA
- a CDS encoding phosphotransferase family protein → MATAPRPRTSTRDPEELGRRLTAWLDRHLPGARVTGLAVPGSNGMSSETLLFDLDHPDAPVRGCALRLAADPDAYTVFPVYDMARQYRVMELVGAHTDVPVPRVLWLEEDPGPLGAPFFVMTRAEGRVPPDVMPYTYEGNWLHAATDAERALLEAESVSVLARLHDQFPAKEAEFLLPDAAGTPLRRHVDAQRAYYAWVVEGLAPSPLIESAFDWLEAHWPADEGPAVLGWGDARIGNIVYDGFTPAAVLDWEMAACVPREVDLGWTVYLHRFFQDLTVGFGQPGLPDLLRRDAIERRYAELTGHTPRAMEFHTLYAALRHAIVMLRIAYRQAHFGEVEVPADPDGLILHHATLAAMVRGSYW, encoded by the coding sequence TTGGCCACCGCGCCCCGCCCCCGCACCAGCACCCGCGACCCCGAGGAGCTGGGCAGACGGCTCACCGCCTGGCTGGACCGGCACCTGCCCGGGGCCCGCGTCACCGGTCTCGCCGTCCCCGGCTCCAACGGCATGTCCAGCGAGACCCTGCTCTTCGACCTCGACCACCCGGACGCCCCGGTCCGCGGCTGCGCCCTGCGGCTCGCCGCCGACCCCGACGCGTACACCGTCTTCCCCGTCTACGACATGGCACGGCAGTACCGGGTCATGGAACTGGTCGGCGCGCACACCGACGTACCCGTGCCGCGCGTGCTGTGGCTGGAGGAGGACCCGGGGCCGCTGGGCGCCCCGTTCTTCGTGATGACCCGCGCCGAGGGGCGCGTACCGCCGGACGTCATGCCCTACACGTACGAGGGAAACTGGCTCCACGCCGCCACCGACGCCGAACGCGCCCTCCTGGAGGCCGAGTCCGTCTCCGTACTCGCCCGGCTGCACGACCAGTTCCCGGCGAAGGAGGCCGAGTTCCTGCTGCCGGACGCCGCCGGGACCCCGCTGCGCCGCCATGTCGACGCCCAACGCGCCTACTACGCCTGGGTGGTGGAGGGCCTCGCCCCCTCGCCGCTCATCGAGTCGGCCTTCGACTGGCTGGAGGCGCACTGGCCCGCCGACGAGGGGCCGGCCGTCCTCGGCTGGGGCGACGCGCGCATCGGGAACATCGTCTACGACGGCTTCACCCCCGCCGCCGTCCTCGACTGGGAGATGGCGGCCTGCGTCCCGCGCGAGGTCGACCTCGGCTGGACGGTCTACCTCCACCGCTTCTTCCAGGACCTGACCGTGGGCTTCGGCCAGCCCGGACTGCCGGACCTCCTGCGCCGCGACGCGATCGAGCGGCGCTACGCCGAGCTGACCGGACACACCCCGCGCGCCATGGAGTTCCACACCCTGTACGCGGCACTGCGGCACGCGATCGTGATGCTGAGGATCGCGTACCGGCAGGCCCACTTCGGCGAGGTCGAGGTACCCGCGGACCCCGACGGCCTGATCCTGCATCACGCCACGCTCGCGGCGATGGTGCGGGGAAGCTACTGGTGA
- a CDS encoding RNA polymerase-binding protein RbpA has product MSERALRGTRLVVTSYETDRGIDLAPRQAVEYACEKGHRFEMPFSVEAEIPPEWECKVCGIQALLVDGDGPEEKKGKPARTHWDMLMERRTREELEEVLAERLAVLRSGAMNIAVHPRDSRKSA; this is encoded by the coding sequence ATGAGTGAGCGAGCTCTTCGCGGCACGCGCCTCGTGGTGACGAGCTACGAGACCGACCGCGGCATCGATCTGGCCCCGCGCCAGGCCGTGGAGTACGCATGCGAGAAGGGCCATCGTTTTGAGATGCCCTTCTCGGTGGAAGCGGAAATTCCGCCGGAGTGGGAATGCAAGGTCTGCGGAATCCAGGCACTCCTGGTGGACGGGGACGGACCTGAGGAGAAGAAGGGCAAGCCTGCGCGTACGCACTGGGACATGCTCATGGAGCGACGCACCCGCGAGGAGCTGGAGGAGGTCCTCGCCGAAAGGCTGGCCGTCCTGCGTTCCGGCGCCATGAACATCGCCGTGCATCCGCGAGACAGCCGCAAGTCCGCCTAG
- the yczE gene encoding membrane protein YczE, which produces MSQSTDTTLGESSLSIASGRHGRHLGRRLVQLYVGLTLYGVSSALLVRSGLGLEPWNVLHEGLAERTGLTIGVVSIIVGAAVLLLWIPIRQRPGLGTVSNVFVVGLAMDGTLALVPDVHPLAGRIPLLAAGIVLNGVATGLYIAARFGPGPRDGLMTGLHRLTGWSIRLVRTAIEVAVVATGFLLGGSVGVGTVLYALAIGPLAQFFLRRFAVPEPDSGSTAVAPGTPEQAILRP; this is translated from the coding sequence ATGAGCCAGTCCACCGACACCACCCTGGGGGAAAGTTCCTTGTCCATCGCCTCCGGCCGCCACGGCCGGCACCTGGGCCGCCGGCTCGTCCAGCTCTACGTCGGGCTGACGCTGTACGGGGTCAGCTCGGCACTGCTGGTGCGCAGCGGTCTCGGCCTCGAACCCTGGAACGTCCTCCACGAGGGCCTGGCCGAGCGGACCGGTCTGACCATCGGCGTGGTGTCGATCATCGTGGGGGCGGCGGTGCTGCTGCTGTGGATACCGATCCGGCAGCGCCCCGGTCTGGGGACCGTCTCCAACGTGTTCGTGGTCGGCCTGGCGATGGACGGCACCCTGGCCCTGGTGCCGGACGTCCACCCCCTGGCCGGGCGGATCCCGCTGCTCGCCGCCGGGATCGTCCTCAACGGGGTCGCGACCGGTCTGTACATCGCGGCCCGCTTCGGCCCCGGCCCGCGCGACGGCCTCATGACCGGGCTGCACCGGCTGACCGGCTGGTCCATCCGTCTGGTGCGGACGGCGATCGAGGTGGCGGTGGTCGCCACCGGCTTCCTGCTCGGCGGCTCGGTCGGCGTCGGCACGGTGCTGTACGCCCTGGCCATCGGGCCGCTCGCCCAGTTCTTCCTGCGCCGGTTCGCCGTGCCCGAGCCGGACTCCGGCAGCACCGCCGTCGCCCCGGGGACACCGGAACAGGCCATACTGCGGCCGTGA
- a CDS encoding MFS transporter, whose product MNEGAALTAETTEPEEYAIGPAERRREQRGWYFYDFACSVYSTSVLTVFLGPYLTSVARAAADAEGFVHPLGIPVRAGSLFAYAVSASIVVAVLVMPLVGAVADRTGRKKPLLAASAYLGATATVGMFFLDGDRYLLGAFLLIVANASLSVSMVLYNAYLPQISEPDERDAVSSRGWAFGYTSGALVLVLNLVLYTGHDSFGLTEGEAVRICLASAGVWWGAFTLVPLRRLRDRRIGPEGRERSGGGSVGSGWRQLRETLKDMRRHPLTLSFLLAYLVYNDGVQTVISQASVFGSEELGLDQTTLITAVLLVQVLAVAGALGMGRLARSYGAKRTILGSLAVWTLILVAGYSLPADAPVFFYCLAAAIGLVLGGSQALSRSLFSHLVPRGKEAEYFSAYEMSDRGLSWLGPLVFGLAYQLTGSYRDAIISLVIFFVVGFVLLARVPVRRAVEAAGNPIPDRF is encoded by the coding sequence ATGAACGAGGGGGCGGCCTTGACCGCAGAGACCACAGAACCGGAGGAGTACGCCATCGGGCCCGCCGAGCGCCGGCGGGAGCAGCGGGGCTGGTACTTCTACGACTTCGCGTGCTCGGTGTACTCGACGAGCGTGCTGACCGTGTTCCTGGGGCCGTACCTGACCTCGGTGGCGCGGGCGGCGGCCGACGCCGAGGGCTTCGTGCACCCGCTGGGGATCCCGGTGCGGGCGGGCTCGCTCTTCGCGTACGCCGTGTCGGCCTCGATCGTGGTCGCGGTGCTGGTGATGCCGCTGGTGGGCGCGGTGGCCGACCGTACGGGACGGAAGAAGCCGCTGCTCGCCGCGTCGGCGTACCTGGGCGCGACGGCCACGGTGGGGATGTTCTTCCTGGACGGCGACCGGTATCTGCTCGGCGCCTTCCTGCTCATCGTGGCGAACGCCTCACTGTCGGTCTCGATGGTGCTCTACAACGCCTATCTGCCGCAGATCTCCGAGCCGGACGAACGGGACGCGGTGTCCTCGCGCGGCTGGGCCTTCGGCTACACGTCCGGCGCCCTCGTCCTCGTACTGAACCTGGTGCTCTACACGGGCCACGACTCCTTCGGCCTCACGGAGGGCGAGGCGGTGCGGATCTGCCTGGCCTCGGCCGGTGTGTGGTGGGGCGCCTTCACCCTGGTGCCGCTGCGGCGGCTGCGTGACCGGCGGATCGGCCCGGAGGGCCGGGAGCGGTCCGGAGGGGGCTCGGTCGGCAGCGGCTGGCGCCAGCTCCGGGAGACCCTGAAGGACATGCGCCGGCATCCGCTGACGCTGTCGTTCCTGCTCGCCTATCTGGTCTACAACGACGGCGTGCAGACGGTGATCTCGCAGGCCTCGGTGTTCGGCTCGGAGGAGCTGGGCCTCGACCAGACGACGCTCATCACGGCGGTCCTGCTGGTCCAGGTGCTGGCGGTGGCGGGGGCGCTCGGGATGGGACGACTCGCCCGGTCGTACGGCGCCAAGCGGACGATTCTGGGATCGCTCGCGGTGTGGACGCTGATCCTGGTGGCGGGGTACTCCCTGCCCGCCGACGCGCCGGTGTTCTTCTACTGTCTGGCGGCCGCGATCGGCCTGGTGCTCGGCGGGAGCCAGGCGTTGTCGCGTTCGCTGTTCTCGCATCTGGTGCCGCGCGGCAAGGAGGCGGAGTACTTCTCGGCGTACGAGATGAGCGATCGGGGGCTCAGCTGGCTGGGGCCGCTCGTGTTCGGTCTCGCGTATCAGCTGACCGGGAGCTACCGGGATGCGATCATCTCCCTGGTGATCTTCTTCGTGGTCGGCTTCGTCCTGCTCGCCCGGGTCCCGGTGCGGCGCGCGGTGGAGGCCGCGGGGAACCCGATACCGGACCGTTTTTAG
- a CDS encoding Lrp/AsnC family transcriptional regulator, giving the protein MEELDRQIVELLVKDGRMSYTDLGKATGLSTSAVHQRVRRLEQRGVIRGYAAVVDPEAVGLPLTAFISVKPFDPSSPDDTPDRLADIPEIEACHSVAGDENYILKVRVATPLELEHLLSRIRSQAGVSSRTTVVLSTPYEARPPRV; this is encoded by the coding sequence ATGGAGGAGCTGGATCGTCAGATCGTCGAGTTGCTCGTCAAGGACGGGCGCATGAGCTACACCGACCTGGGCAAGGCCACCGGCCTGTCCACGTCGGCGGTGCATCAGCGCGTCCGCCGCCTCGAGCAGCGCGGAGTCATCCGCGGCTACGCCGCAGTGGTCGACCCGGAGGCCGTGGGGCTGCCCCTGACCGCCTTCATCTCGGTCAAACCCTTCGACCCCAGCTCCCCCGACGACACCCCGGACCGGCTCGCCGACATCCCGGAGATCGAGGCCTGCCACAGCGTCGCGGGTGACGAGAACTACATCCTCAAGGTCCGCGTCGCCACACCGCTGGAGCTGGAGCACCTGCTCAGCCGCATCCGCTCGCAGGCCGGCGTCTCCAGCCGCACCACCGTCGTCCTGTCCACCCCGTACGAGGCCAGACCGCCCCGCGTGTGA
- a CDS encoding polyprenol monophosphomannose synthase, giving the protein MNDGGQRRYGPLGKALVIIPTYNEAENIKPIVARVRESVPEAHVLVADDNSPDGTGKFADEIASEDDHVHVLHRKGKEGLGAAYLAGFRWGIEHGYGVLVEMDADGSHQPEELPRLLTALKGADLVLGSRWVPGGRIVNWPKSRQFISRGGSLYSRVMLDVPIRDVTGGYRAFRKETLEGLGLDDVASAGYCFQVDLARRAIGAGFHVVEVPITFVEREIGDSKMSRNIVVEALWRVTGWGLTARAEKVGKLLGRKSS; this is encoded by the coding sequence GTGAACGACGGTGGCCAGAGGCGTTACGGCCCGCTCGGCAAGGCCTTGGTGATCATTCCGACCTACAACGAGGCGGAGAACATCAAGCCGATCGTCGCGCGGGTACGGGAATCCGTACCCGAGGCGCACGTTCTCGTCGCCGACGACAACAGCCCCGACGGCACGGGCAAGTTCGCGGACGAGATCGCGTCCGAGGACGACCATGTGCACGTCCTGCACCGCAAGGGCAAGGAGGGGCTCGGCGCGGCCTACCTCGCCGGCTTCCGCTGGGGCATCGAGCACGGCTACGGCGTGCTCGTCGAGATGGACGCCGACGGCTCCCACCAGCCCGAGGAGCTGCCGCGGCTGCTCACCGCCCTCAAGGGCGCGGACCTCGTCCTCGGCTCCCGCTGGGTGCCGGGCGGGCGGATCGTGAACTGGCCGAAGTCCCGCCAGTTCATCTCCCGCGGCGGCAGCCTCTACTCGCGCGTGATGCTCGACGTGCCGATCCGCGACGTCACCGGCGGCTACCGGGCCTTCCGCAAGGAGACCCTGGAGGGCCTGGGCCTGGACGACGTGGCATCGGCCGGCTACTGCTTCCAGGTCGACCTGGCCCGCCGCGCGATCGGCGCCGGCTTCCATGTCGTCGAGGTCCCGATCACCTTCGTGGAGCGGGAGATCGGCGACTCGAAGATGAGCCGGAACATCGTCGTCGAGGCGCTGTGGCGGGTCACCGGCTGGGGTCTGACGGCGCGCGCGGAGAAGGTCGGCAAGCTGCTCGGCCGCAAGTCCTCCTGA
- a CDS encoding ankyrin repeat domain-containing protein, which yields MSETPDPEVIELAAKVFGLARTGDADALAAYVDAGVPANLTNDKGDSLVMLAAYHGHAAAVAALLARGADADRANDRGQTPLAGAVFKGEDAVVRALLTGGANPEAGTPSAVDTARMFGKTELLELFGVR from the coding sequence ATGAGCGAGACTCCGGACCCCGAGGTCATCGAGCTGGCGGCCAAGGTCTTCGGCCTCGCCCGCACCGGGGACGCCGACGCGCTGGCCGCCTACGTCGACGCGGGCGTGCCCGCGAACCTCACCAACGACAAGGGCGACTCCCTCGTCATGCTCGCCGCCTACCACGGCCACGCCGCCGCCGTCGCCGCCCTCCTCGCGCGCGGTGCCGACGCCGACCGCGCCAACGACCGCGGCCAGACCCCGCTCGCCGGTGCCGTCTTCAAGGGCGAGGACGCCGTCGTCCGCGCCCTCCTTACCGGCGGTGCGAATCCGGAAGCCGGGACTCCGTCCGCCGTGGACACCGCCAGGATGTTCGGCAAGACCGAACTCCTGGAGCTGTTCGGAGTCCGGTGA